In a genomic window of Sutcliffiella sp. FSL R7-0096:
- a CDS encoding PRD domain-containing protein, whose amino-acid sequence MKISKVLNNNSVVVKEDDQEKIVMGLGVGFQKRKNDLVDRSKIEKIFVMKEENDKFQELLSTLPVEHIDVAEEIISYAEGELLVPLSNHVHISLTDHLSFAIERLEKGYTIQNKLLNEIRVLYKPEYEIAQWAQQLIKERLGVSIPDDEVGHIALHLHTAKMGSKSMQNTMQLASIIRDAIDMIENEFDMTIEETSINYQRLLTHLRFAINRVEEGEPFHSMDPEMLELLQMKFGKAFGTAQKIADFLLAEYDIHFPLSEVGYITLHIQRLTDLKGK is encoded by the coding sequence TTGAAAATAAGCAAAGTATTAAACAATAACTCGGTCGTCGTGAAAGAGGATGACCAGGAAAAGATAGTGATGGGGCTTGGCGTCGGATTCCAAAAGCGAAAAAACGACCTGGTCGACCGGAGCAAAATTGAAAAGATCTTTGTCATGAAAGAGGAAAATGACAAGTTTCAAGAGTTGCTTTCTACTCTTCCTGTCGAGCATATCGATGTGGCGGAGGAGATCATCAGCTATGCCGAAGGGGAACTATTGGTGCCTTTAAGCAACCATGTTCATATTTCCTTGACGGATCACCTCTCTTTTGCGATTGAACGGTTGGAGAAAGGCTACACCATACAAAACAAATTGCTGAACGAAATCCGGGTCTTGTACAAACCCGAATACGAAATTGCCCAATGGGCACAGCAGTTGATAAAGGAACGACTTGGCGTCAGCATACCTGATGATGAAGTCGGACATATCGCCCTGCATCTTCACACCGCAAAAATGGGTTCAAAAAGCATGCAAAACACCATGCAGCTTGCTTCCATCATCCGGGATGCGATCGATATGATTGAAAACGAGTTTGACATGACGATTGAAGAAACATCAATCAACTATCAACGTTTGCTCACACATCTAAGATTTGCCATTAACCGTGTGGAAGAAGGGGAACCTTTTCACTCCATGGATCCGGAAATGCTGGAATTGCTTCAGATGAAATTTGGGAAAGCATTCGGTACTGCGCAGAAGATTGCGGACTTTCTGCTTGCAGAGTATGACATCCATTTTCCTTTATCCGAAGTTGGTTACATTACACTCCATATCCAACGCTTGACGGATTTAAAGGGAAAATAA
- a CDS encoding PTS glucose transporter subunit IIA, whose product MSFFKKLFGSKEEVKTEEVLVAPITGKIIPLEEVPDPVFAQKMMGDGIAIEPTEGTVVSPVNGEIVQFFPTKHAIGIKSETGVEVLIHVGLETVGMKGEGFEGLVEVGDKVKVGTPLLNFDIALINEKAKSIVTPVILTNGDIIDTVTKHAVKTATKGETVLVDWNIKA is encoded by the coding sequence ATGTCATTTTTTAAAAAGCTTTTCGGAAGCAAAGAAGAAGTTAAAACAGAAGAAGTCTTGGTAGCGCCAATCACTGGAAAGATCATTCCGCTTGAAGAAGTGCCAGACCCTGTATTCGCACAAAAAATGATGGGCGACGGCATCGCGATCGAACCGACAGAAGGTACGGTTGTATCTCCGGTAAACGGTGAAATCGTCCAATTCTTTCCTACAAAGCACGCGATCGGAATCAAATCTGAAACTGGTGTGGAAGTGCTTATCCACGTAGGGCTTGAAACAGTAGGAATGAAAGGCGAAGGGTTTGAAGGGCTTGTGGAAGTAGGCGATAAAGTCAAAGTCGGCACGCCATTATTAAATTTTGATATCGCGCTGATTAATGAAAAAGCCAAAAGCATTGTGACACCTGTTATCCTAACAAACGGTGACATCATTGATACAGTGACAAAACATGCTGTCAAAACAGCAACTAAAGGTGAAACAGTATTAGTGGATTGGAATATAAAAGCGTAA
- a CDS encoding carbon-nitrogen hydrolase family protein: protein MKFRASAVQYPLHTISSFDEFANQVIHYVKTAAEFDADFVLFPEFLTTQLISFPVDGREQTIHDLPNYTEHYQQLFSGIAIQTGMHIIGGTHIIEKEGKLYNAAHLFYPDGRIETQAKLHLTPTEVYEWGLTPGEDLKIFHTDFGPISMLTCYDIEFPEAVRLVKAMGADVVFCPSCTNDRHGFHRVRYSCHARTIENQIYVVTTGTIGSLPTVDFMRGNFGQAAIISPNDVPFPPKGIVAEGELNTDMIITGDLDLTLLYKVRESGSVTTWRDRRNDLYPDWEKLVKGTLTY, encoded by the coding sequence ATGAAGTTTCGTGCTTCTGCCGTGCAATATCCATTGCATACGATTTCAAGCTTTGACGAGTTTGCGAATCAAGTGATTCATTATGTGAAAACTGCCGCTGAGTTTGACGCGGATTTTGTCCTGTTTCCTGAGTTTTTGACGACCCAACTGATTTCTTTTCCAGTAGACGGGAGAGAACAGACCATCCATGACCTTCCGAATTATACCGAACACTATCAGCAGCTGTTCAGTGGAATTGCCATTCAGACTGGTATGCATATCATCGGTGGCACACACATCATTGAAAAAGAAGGCAAACTTTATAACGCAGCCCACCTCTTTTACCCGGATGGAAGGATTGAAACGCAGGCAAAGCTGCACCTGACACCTACAGAAGTGTATGAATGGGGTCTGACCCCTGGTGAGGACTTGAAGATCTTCCATACAGATTTTGGTCCCATCTCCATGCTGACATGCTATGACATCGAGTTCCCGGAAGCGGTAAGACTTGTGAAGGCAATGGGGGCGGATGTGGTGTTCTGCCCATCCTGCACAAACGATCGACATGGCTTCCATCGCGTAAGATATTCCTGCCACGCACGTACGATTGAAAATCAGATCTATGTTGTGACAACAGGAACAATCGGCTCCTTGCCGACCGTTGACTTCATGCGAGGAAACTTTGGACAAGCTGCCATCATTTCACCAAATGATGTACCATTTCCTCCAAAAGGTATCGTGGCAGAAGGAGAATTGAACACGGATATGATCATCACCGGTGACCTGGATTTAACCCTTCTCTACAAAGTAAGGGAAAGTGGATCCGTGACTACCTGGCGTGACCGCCGCAACGACCTCTACCCAGACTGGGAAAAGCTAGTCAAAGGCACCCTCACGTATTGA
- a CDS encoding Cof-type HAD-IIB family hydrolase, with the protein MVKCIAIDMDGTLLNNNHVVSEENADAIKLAQKNGVEVVIATGRAYSEAKDVLAEAGIVTPIICVNGAEARKPDGTIVSTNPIANSEVRKLAEILDKHNIYFEIYTQDGTYSKDYDKAVATIMDVFMSASEENDYDKVLKAAKERMEEGNVKLVDSFEPILEEESHIIYKLLAFSLDKENLEAARSELLDLGIVAVSSSGKDNLEITSVDAQKGIALTTFTAERGITMEETMALGDNYNDVSMFVRVGRAVAMGNAPDGVKEKAHMITDTNVNSGVAKAIIEAMAKTEVG; encoded by the coding sequence TTGGTAAAATGCATAGCGATAGATATGGACGGGACTTTATTAAACAATAACCATGTGGTGAGTGAAGAGAACGCGGACGCGATTAAACTTGCCCAAAAGAACGGAGTGGAAGTGGTGATTGCCACCGGCAGGGCCTACTCGGAGGCAAAGGATGTCCTGGCGGAAGCAGGAATCGTAACTCCGATCATCTGTGTAAATGGAGCAGAGGCACGCAAGCCGGACGGTACGATCGTATCCACAAATCCTATTGCAAACAGCGAAGTAAGAAAGCTTGCTGAAATTTTGGACAAACACAATATCTATTTTGAAATCTACACCCAGGACGGCACCTATTCAAAAGACTATGACAAAGCCGTTGCTACCATCATGGACGTGTTTATGTCTGCAAGTGAGGAAAATGACTATGATAAAGTACTGAAGGCAGCCAAAGAGAGAATGGAAGAGGGCAACGTGAAGCTTGTTGACAGTTTTGAACCCATCCTGGAAGAGGAAAGCCATATAATCTATAAACTGCTTGCCTTCTCCTTGGATAAGGAAAATCTCGAAGCTGCGCGTTCCGAACTGCTTGACCTTGGAATTGTTGCGGTCAGCTCCTCCGGTAAGGACAACTTGGAAATCACAAGTGTGGATGCACAAAAAGGCATTGCCTTGACCACATTCACTGCCGAGCGTGGCATAACCATGGAAGAAACGATGGCGCTTGGTGACAACTATAATGACGTGTCCATGTTTGTGCGTGTCGGCAGAGCAGTAGCGATGGGAAATGCACCAGATGGCGTCAAAGAAAAAGCGCATATGATAACGGATACGAATGTAAATAGCGGTGTTGCCAAGGCGATTATTGAGGCGATGGCGAAGACGGAAGTTGGTTGA
- a CDS encoding HD-GYP domain-containing protein translates to MKISSSHIGKILKNDIYSLSGNLLLKKGTVLNEKHVESLQKHAYYFDQAFVVDEPHHLSKEYFHHVKNMYETSIHAFQSIFSNLEQDSLPPLEDIQQMLAPLVDKLVADPVFTRYIEQVKSYDNYTYTHSLNVGIYSSLIGKLQGLDKSSISLLGQMGMFHDVGKLLIDKTILQKPGRLTEKEWLEIQKHTTYGYDLLRKNRTIDPHILQGALLHHERLDGSGYPTGIKHSKIPYFVQILSVADMYDALSSERSYRPKQNIFTTTKILIQEANYNRLNPAIVYPFVRYILSNHLREEVVLNNGQLAEIIFIHADEPHLPIIKIDDHFIDLRKNKELEILDFAN, encoded by the coding sequence ATGAAAATTTCCTCTAGTCATATAGGAAAAATCCTTAAAAATGATATTTACTCTTTATCAGGAAATCTTTTGCTGAAGAAGGGGACGGTTCTGAATGAAAAGCATGTGGAAAGCCTGCAGAAGCATGCCTATTATTTCGACCAGGCGTTTGTGGTGGACGAGCCTCATCATTTGTCTAAAGAGTATTTTCATCATGTGAAAAATATGTATGAAACAAGCATCCATGCCTTTCAATCTATTTTTTCCAACCTTGAGCAGGATAGCCTCCCACCATTGGAAGATATTCAACAGATGCTTGCTCCGCTTGTCGATAAACTCGTGGCCGACCCTGTTTTCACCCGTTACATAGAACAAGTAAAAAGCTATGATAATTACACGTATACACACAGCTTAAATGTGGGGATCTATTCCTCTTTGATAGGTAAGCTCCAAGGACTGGATAAAAGCAGCATCAGTTTGCTCGGTCAAATGGGAATGTTTCACGATGTCGGAAAACTGCTTATCGATAAGACTATCCTGCAAAAACCGGGACGCCTGACTGAAAAAGAGTGGCTAGAAATCCAAAAGCATACGACGTACGGCTATGATTTGCTACGAAAAAATAGAACCATCGATCCCCATATTCTCCAAGGGGCCCTCCTTCACCATGAACGGTTGGATGGAAGCGGTTACCCAACAGGGATCAAGCACTCCAAGATTCCATATTTCGTTCAGATCCTATCTGTGGCGGATATGTATGATGCCCTTTCATCGGAGAGAAGCTATCGACCGAAGCAAAATATATTTACCACTACTAAAATCCTGATACAAGAGGCAAATTATAATAGACTAAACCCGGCCATTGTCTACCCGTTTGTTAGATACATCCTCTCCAATCACCTCCGTGAAGAGGTTGTGTTGAATAATGGACAGCTTGCTGAGATTATCTTCATTCACGCTGACGAGCCACACTTACCGATTATAAAGATAGATGACCACTTTATTGATCTACGAAAAAATAAAGAGTTGGAGATTCTCGATTTTGCCAATTAG
- a CDS encoding YjiH family protein, producing the protein MKNHTSFRTTDILKFIIPSLIGIGLFMFPVMYKDELTIPIAILAKLLGELLGNTIPAIMTAIITITAIATVVTKIARPSFTKKAGFFNNLLNVSIFWTVVRVLAMFLAIMTLFEIGPEAVWSEVTGAVILYDLLPVLLTVFFFAGLFLPLLLNFGLLELFGALLTKIMRPLFKLPGRSSIDALASWLGDGTIGVLLTSKQYEEGYYTKREAAVIATTFSIVSITFSLVVITQVGLGSMFIPFYITIGVAGLIAAIIMPRIPPLSRKPDTYYNGEEQAEKDLIPAGHSPLKWGYSQAVERAAKNKSAGKFFRDGGRNVLDMWMGVAPIVMTFGTIALILAENTKLFVYLGMPFIPLLELLQIPDAAEASKSLIVGFADMFLPAILASEIPSELTRFVVAAVSVTQLIYLSEVGGVILGSKVPVSLWEMFVIYILRTLITLPVIALMAHLFFF; encoded by the coding sequence TTGAAAAACCATACATCTTTCAGAACTACGGATATACTAAAATTCATCATACCTTCACTTATCGGGATCGGTTTATTCATGTTCCCAGTTATGTATAAAGACGAATTGACGATTCCAATCGCCATTCTTGCCAAACTTTTGGGCGAATTGCTCGGGAATACCATCCCAGCCATCATGACCGCGATCATCACCATTACAGCAATCGCTACAGTCGTTACCAAAATTGCCAGGCCATCTTTTACAAAAAAAGCCGGCTTCTTTAATAATCTGTTGAATGTCTCCATCTTCTGGACAGTCGTGAGGGTGCTGGCAATGTTCCTTGCCATCATGACTCTGTTTGAAATCGGCCCGGAAGCTGTTTGGAGCGAGGTGACAGGTGCTGTCATTCTTTATGATTTACTGCCTGTATTACTGACTGTCTTCTTTTTTGCAGGTCTATTTTTACCTTTGTTATTGAACTTCGGTCTTCTGGAGCTTTTTGGAGCGCTACTTACTAAGATTATGCGCCCGCTCTTTAAGTTGCCTGGTCGATCTTCCATCGATGCCCTTGCATCTTGGTTGGGAGATGGGACAATCGGGGTTCTACTCACAAGTAAGCAGTATGAAGAAGGTTATTACACAAAGCGTGAGGCAGCGGTAATCGCAACCACGTTCTCCATCGTTTCCATCACGTTCAGTTTGGTGGTCATCACCCAAGTCGGACTTGGCAGTATGTTCATTCCGTTTTATATCACCATTGGTGTTGCAGGCTTAATAGCCGCGATTATCATGCCTCGTATCCCTCCATTATCCAGAAAGCCGGATACCTATTATAACGGGGAGGAACAGGCTGAAAAAGATTTGATCCCAGCAGGCCATTCTCCGTTGAAATGGGGCTACAGCCAAGCCGTGGAGCGTGCCGCAAAAAATAAGAGTGCCGGTAAATTTTTCCGAGACGGCGGCCGCAATGTCCTTGATATGTGGATGGGGGTTGCACCAATCGTAATGACATTCGGTACGATTGCACTTATTTTAGCAGAAAATACGAAATTATTCGTGTACCTCGGAATGCCTTTCATTCCACTGCTGGAACTATTGCAAATACCTGATGCAGCTGAGGCATCCAAGTCCCTTATCGTCGGATTCGCGGACATGTTCCTGCCAGCGATTTTGGCATCTGAAATTCCTAGCGAGTTAACCCGCTTCGTCGTTGCGGCAGTTTCTGTCACACAGCTGATCTATCTATCTGAGGTCGGGGGCGTTATCTTAGGTTCTAAAGTACCTGTTTCGCTTTGGGAAATGTTTGTCATCTATATCCTACGTACGTTGATTACGTTACCTGTCATCGCGTTAATGGCGCATTTATTTTTCTTTTAA
- a CDS encoding alpha-L-glutamate ligase — protein MAKIYIIHENSEWTTHLTNRLEELGLPFEEWHLDEGVVPLTEAPPEGVFYNRMSASSHTRNHRFAPELTGSVLAWLEHHDRKVLNGSRALQLELSKVNQYTALEKAGIKTPKTIAAVGKSNILQAAKRIGTASFITKHNRAGKGLGVQLFHSTASLEEYLYGPDFEEPVDGITLIQEYIQAPEPFITRCEFIGGKFVYAVQVDTSEGFELCPADACQIGDLFCPVGEEVEEKPKFRIVEGFADPIIKKYEVFLQANNIQVAGIEFIRDENGVIYTYDVNTNTNYNADAEKAAGKYGMLELAKLLEKELESLKGAEVL, from the coding sequence GTGGCAAAAATCTATATTATTCATGAAAATAGTGAATGGACGACACATCTTACAAATAGACTGGAAGAATTGGGACTTCCCTTTGAAGAATGGCATCTGGACGAAGGGGTGGTGCCTTTGACAGAAGCGCCCCCTGAAGGCGTTTTCTACAATAGAATGAGCGCTTCTTCCCATACACGGAACCATCGTTTTGCACCGGAATTGACTGGGTCAGTACTTGCTTGGCTGGAGCATCATGACAGGAAAGTACTGAACGGCAGCCGCGCCCTGCAGTTGGAGCTAAGCAAGGTTAACCAATATACGGCCCTCGAGAAGGCCGGGATAAAAACGCCAAAGACCATTGCTGCAGTAGGGAAATCAAACATTTTGCAGGCCGCCAAACGAATCGGAACAGCTTCTTTTATAACGAAGCATAATCGCGCAGGAAAAGGGCTTGGAGTACAATTGTTCCACTCTACCGCTTCGCTTGAAGAATATCTTTATGGCCCGGATTTTGAAGAACCGGTGGATGGCATTACACTGATCCAGGAATATATCCAGGCCCCGGAGCCTTTTATCACCCGTTGTGAATTTATCGGTGGGAAGTTTGTCTATGCGGTCCAAGTCGATACATCGGAAGGGTTCGAACTGTGCCCGGCGGATGCCTGCCAAATCGGCGATCTTTTCTGCCCGGTAGGCGAAGAAGTAGAAGAGAAGCCGAAATTCCGTATCGTGGAAGGCTTTGCCGACCCGATCATAAAAAAATACGAGGTTTTCCTGCAAGCTAACAACATTCAAGTAGCGGGCATTGAATTCATCCGCGATGAAAATGGCGTCATCTACACATATGATGTCAACACAAATACAAACTATAATGCAGACGCTGAGAAAGCAGCCGGCAAGTACGGTATGCTAGAGCTTGCAAAATTACTTGAAAAAGAGTTAGAGAGTCTAAAGGGAGCAGAAGTCCTTTAA
- a CDS encoding LLM class flavin-dependent oxidoreductase, with protein sequence MKFGFWLPVFGGWLRNVEDENMLPTFDYAKKVIQQAEQLGFDTTLIAELFLNDIKGPQEDTLEAWSTAAALAAVTEKIEIMTAIRPGFHNPAIAAKATANIDHISNGRFTLNVVSAWWEEEARQYGGIFTEHDERYDRTKEFIEVLKGLWTEDSFSYDGKYYQLKDTKLFPKPVQRPNPILYAGGESPKGKEVIASHCDAYVMHGGTVEEVATKIAGMKEKRSEASNQSFQSFGMAAYVICRDTEEEAQAELARITDVKESEAYAGFKDFTSKSQLEQQLQLQDYSVSNRGLRPNLVGTPEQIAARIKEYEEAGVDLLLLQFSPQLEEMERFAKQVMPLVHPQVEELAKA encoded by the coding sequence ATGAAATTTGGTTTTTGGTTGCCGGTATTCGGCGGATGGTTACGTAATGTGGAGGACGAAAACATGCTTCCGACATTTGATTATGCGAAAAAAGTAATTCAGCAAGCCGAACAGCTTGGATTTGATACAACACTGATTGCGGAATTATTTTTAAATGATATTAAAGGACCGCAAGAAGATACGTTGGAAGCATGGTCGACGGCGGCTGCCCTTGCTGCTGTCACGGAAAAGATTGAGATTATGACGGCGATTAGGCCCGGGTTCCATAACCCGGCGATTGCAGCAAAGGCAACAGCGAATATCGATCATATCAGCAACGGGCGTTTTACTTTGAATGTCGTTTCTGCTTGGTGGGAGGAGGAGGCTCGTCAATATGGAGGAATCTTCACGGAACACGACGAGCGCTATGATCGCACAAAGGAGTTTATCGAGGTACTCAAAGGATTATGGACGGAAGACTCTTTTAGTTATGACGGAAAATATTATCAACTGAAAGATACGAAACTTTTCCCGAAGCCTGTTCAGCGTCCCAACCCGATTCTTTATGCGGGAGGGGAAAGTCCAAAAGGCAAAGAGGTCATTGCTTCCCACTGCGATGCTTATGTGATGCATGGCGGAACCGTGGAGGAAGTGGCAACAAAAATTGCTGGAATGAAAGAGAAGAGATCCGAGGCTTCCAACCAATCGTTTCAATCCTTTGGGATGGCTGCTTATGTCATATGCAGGGATACTGAGGAAGAGGCACAAGCAGAACTAGCACGGATTACAGATGTGAAGGAATCGGAAGCATATGCAGGATTTAAGGATTTTACAAGCAAATCCCAATTAGAACAGCAACTGCAGCTCCAGGATTATTCCGTATCCAATAGAGGATTGCGTCCTAACCTTGTTGGCACACCAGAGCAGATCGCCGCTAGAATAAAAGAATACGAAGAGGCAGGGGTGGACCTATTGTTGTTGCAGTTCTCCCCACAACTAGAGGAGATGGAGCGCTTTGCCAAACAGGTAATGCCACTTGTCCACCCTCAAGTGGAAGAACTTGCCAAAGCGTAA
- a CDS encoding PTS transporter subunit IIBC, whose product MKNLLSFDFWQKFGKALLVVVAVMPAAGIMISLGKLVGMTGGDMALVQTIARVMEDIGWGIITNLHVLFAVAIGGSWAKERAGGAFAALIAFVLINRITGAIFGVNNDMVADPEATFTTLFGQELIVGDYFTTVLGAPALNMGVFVGIIAGFLGANLFNKFYNYSKLPDSLSFFNGKRFVPFVVIGGSVIAGVVLSVVWPFIQGLLNDFGVWIASSRDSAPIVAPFIFGALERLLLPFGLHHMLTVPMNYTSLGGTYTILTGGSAGSVVAGQDPLWLAWIADLNNFLAAGDTESYEALLREVVPARFKVGQMILSCAALIGIAYAMYRNVDKDKRKKYKSMFLSAGLAVFLTGVTEPIEFMFMFAAPVLYVMYAIMTGLAFAIVDIIDIRVHAFGVIELLTRTPMIVKAGLWLDLVNFVVACLVFFGLNFAVANFMIKKFNFPTPGRNGNYIEQEEGAGNGATASVQADSLAPAIIEMLGGAENIEDVDACMTRLRVTVKDREKVANEAAWKEKGALGLIVKDRGVQAIYGPKADVIKSDIQDLLGA is encoded by the coding sequence ATGAAAAATTTATTGTCTTTCGATTTTTGGCAGAAATTCGGTAAAGCTTTATTGGTAGTGGTTGCAGTAATGCCTGCAGCTGGTATTATGATTTCTCTTGGTAAGTTAGTTGGGATGACTGGTGGAGACATGGCTCTTGTGCAAACGATTGCAAGAGTGATGGAAGATATCGGTTGGGGGATCATCACCAACCTACACGTATTGTTTGCGGTTGCCATTGGTGGCTCGTGGGCAAAAGAGCGTGCAGGTGGAGCTTTCGCTGCGTTGATTGCATTTGTTCTTATCAACCGTATCACTGGTGCGATCTTTGGTGTTAACAATGATATGGTAGCGGACCCTGAAGCTACTTTCACCACACTTTTTGGGCAAGAACTTATTGTCGGTGACTACTTTACCACTGTGTTAGGAGCCCCTGCATTAAATATGGGAGTATTCGTTGGTATCATTGCCGGTTTCCTTGGTGCTAACCTTTTCAATAAATTTTACAACTATAGTAAATTACCAGACTCTTTATCATTCTTTAACGGTAAACGTTTTGTTCCATTCGTTGTAATTGGTGGATCTGTCATTGCGGGTGTTGTCCTTAGTGTTGTTTGGCCGTTCATTCAAGGATTGTTAAACGATTTCGGTGTGTGGATCGCTTCTTCTAGAGACAGCGCGCCAATCGTTGCACCATTTATATTCGGTGCGCTTGAGCGTTTATTATTACCATTCGGATTGCATCATATGTTGACGGTTCCGATGAACTACACGTCACTAGGTGGAACTTATACGATTCTAACTGGTGGTAGCGCAGGTTCTGTTGTAGCAGGACAAGATCCATTATGGTTGGCTTGGATTGCCGATCTAAACAACTTCCTTGCGGCTGGTGATACCGAATCTTATGAAGCACTTCTACGCGAAGTGGTACCTGCTCGTTTTAAAGTAGGTCAAATGATTCTTTCTTGTGCAGCATTAATAGGTATCGCTTATGCGATGTATCGCAATGTGGACAAGGATAAGCGTAAAAAGTACAAGTCTATGTTCTTATCTGCAGGTCTTGCAGTATTCTTGACTGGTGTAACAGAGCCAATCGAATTTATGTTTATGTTTGCTGCTCCAGTGTTATATGTGATGTATGCGATCATGACAGGACTTGCGTTTGCGATTGTTGATATCATTGATATTCGTGTCCATGCATTCGGGGTAATTGAGTTGCTGACTCGTACACCAATGATAGTAAAAGCTGGATTATGGTTGGATCTAGTGAACTTTGTGGTTGCATGTCTCGTATTCTTCGGATTGAACTTTGCAGTAGCGAACTTCATGATCAAGAAATTCAACTTCCCTACTCCGGGACGTAACGGAAATTACATTGAGCAAGAAGAAGGCGCTGGAAACGGTGCAACTGCAAGTGTACAAGCAGATTCCTTGGCACCTGCGATCATTGAAATGCTTGGTGGAGCAGAAAATATTGAAGACGTGGATGCATGTATGACTCGCCTTCGTGTTACAGTAAAAGATAGAGAAAAAGTTGCAAATGAAGCTGCTTGGAAAGAAAAAGGCGCGCTTGGGCTGATTGTGAAAGACCGAGGCGTACAAGCGATCTATGGACCAAAAGCAGATGTAATCAAATCTGATATTCAAGACTTGTTGGGAGCGTAA
- a CDS encoding endonuclease/exonuclease/phosphatase family protein translates to MKLLTLNCHSWQEENQMEKIQHIAGAIKEQAYDVIALQEVSQSIDAEVVTSNIKKNNFGLVLQQELEKIGVSDYELVWDFAHMGYDTYEEGLAILTRHPIQKTHSFFVSKSTDTDFWKTRKIVGVTIEVQGEELSFYACHLGWWSDEEEPAKYQMEQLLTKVKGTEPYFLMGDFNNSSHIKGEGYEYLTSTVGLHDTYLLASEKDSGVTVEGKIAGWDENKQDLRIDLILSSSPVKVTSSHVVFNGNNREVVSDHYGVEVSLEI, encoded by the coding sequence ATGAAACTACTAACCCTTAACTGCCACTCGTGGCAGGAAGAGAACCAAATGGAAAAGATACAGCATATAGCGGGAGCCATCAAGGAACAAGCATACGATGTCATCGCTCTTCAAGAGGTTAGTCAAAGCATCGATGCCGAAGTTGTCACAAGTAACATTAAAAAAAATAACTTTGGTCTTGTTTTACAGCAAGAACTTGAGAAGATTGGGGTTTCAGACTACGAGTTAGTCTGGGACTTCGCCCATATGGGATATGACACATACGAGGAAGGCCTTGCCATCTTAACTCGCCATCCTATCCAAAAGACACACTCCTTCTTTGTATCGAAAAGTACGGACACTGACTTTTGGAAAACACGTAAAATTGTCGGGGTGACCATTGAAGTGCAGGGAGAGGAGCTATCCTTTTATGCATGTCATTTAGGTTGGTGGAGTGATGAAGAGGAGCCTGCAAAGTATCAGATGGAGCAACTTCTCACAAAGGTTAAGGGAACAGAACCTTACTTCCTGATGGGTGATTTCAATAATAGCTCACATATTAAAGGAGAAGGTTACGAATATTTGACTTCTACAGTCGGGCTGCACGACACGTATTTACTGGCTTCTGAAAAGGATTCAGGAGTGACGGTGGAAGGAAAGATTGCCGGTTGGGATGAAAACAAACAGGATTTGCGGATTGATTTGATCCTGTCAAGCTCCCCTGTTAAAGTCACTTCTTCACATGTTGTTTTCAACGGAAACAACAGAGAGGTTGTATCGGACCATTATGGGGTGGAAGTATCTTTGGAAATATAG